The following coding sequences lie in one Rutidosis leptorrhynchoides isolate AG116_Rl617_1_P2 chromosome 4, CSIRO_AGI_Rlap_v1, whole genome shotgun sequence genomic window:
- the LOC139845327 gene encoding uncharacterized protein — protein sequence MNSTPIPKSLIQNPSMILQLKTPIISLQQIKLKTNVNQSINEPIKKPSMSDILQSSKAQNLDLQLQTLGPFFRITAKNSETNKVLGKAEGIIRVWWNKGKILHLDSIKLTRETLGMDKSIFGIGLFIGAVMIRYGYDCGCKTAELLAINDSDIYHAKLVKFYRRIGFEAVHEVKGGSMRDLGHMLVWGGVGTRMDADVGRLLVKWCTRFTNSNKHSNS from the exons ATGAACTCAACTCCGATTCCCAAATCCTTAATCCAGAATCCATCTATGATTTTACAACTTAAAACCCCAATTATATCTCTTCAACAAATCAAGCTCAAAACCAACGTAAATCAGTCGATAAATGAACCCATTAAAAAACCaagtatgtctgatattttgcaatCTTCGAAAGCCCAAAACCTTGACCTCCAATTGCAAACATTGGGACCCTTTTTCAGAATCACAGCTAAAAACTCGGAAACAAACAAAGTACTTGGAAAAGCAGAAGGGATAATACGGGTATGGTGGAACAAAGGAAAGATTCTTCATTTGGATTCAATCAAGTTGACCCGGGAAACATTGGGTATGGATAAGTCCATATTTGGAATCGGGTTGTTCATTGGAGCAGTTATGATCCGATATGGTTATGATTGTGGTTGTAAAACTGCTGAGTTGCTTGCCATTAATGATTCCGATATTTACCATGCCAAG CTTGTGAAGTTTTATAGAAGAATAGGGTTCGAAGCGGTTCATGAGGTGAAAGGAGGGTCGATGAGAGACCTGGGGCATATGTTGGTATGGGGTGGTGTTGGCACACGCATGGATGCTGATGTTGGGCGCCTACTCGTGAAATGGTGTACTAGATTCACTAATAGTAATAAACACTCAAATTCATAG
- the LOC139845328 gene encoding F-box/FBD/LRR-repeat protein At1g13570-like produces MKPKCLTADIINSLPDNIIDTILCLVPIKDAVRTSILSKNWRYNWNKIPKLVFKEKDMFDASTVKDHNKEDEDDKNAEIIELHFEDINGKCKICNVVHQVLIMHDGVISEFTLSMKSPHDKCYDEIDKIITYLSRKNTVKKFTLEMEFDIRGTTDSWYKLPLSVFALHQLTDLYLENCHLNLLSTVNGFACLTSLCLNNVVFSTEMVIHLLSKCPLLKSFSLGMVNCIEIDSFNLAFMCELFGCLPAIAHLDIYNLSYWLHKSKFALPELPTPMVHLKSAHLPASCFIGENGMSFAVNFIRNSPNLEILKLHEVIGKYKNEKSERDYLMLTENSDIRLERLKELEFKVRQWMPELKFVKLILAKSPMLKKVKITFHQRYYKDNVLRVLKAFSETPHASQMIELVDEVVSVDD; encoded by the exons ATGAAACCCAAATGTTTGACTGCGGATATAATCAACAGTCTTCCGGATAACATAATTGATACCATCCTATGTCTTGTTCCAATAAAAGATGCAGTCAGGACGAGTATCCTCTCAAAGAACTGGAGGTACAATTGGAACAAAATTCCCAAACTTGTCTTTAAAGAGAAAGATATGTTTGATGCATCAACCGTTAAAGACCACAACAAAGAAGATGAAGATGACAAAAATGCTGAAATCATCGAGTTACATTTTGAAGATATAAACGGGAAGTGTAAAATTTGTAATGTTGTACACCAAGTTCTCATAATGCACGATGGTGTGATATCCGAGTTCACCCTTTCCATGAAGTCGCCACATGACAAATGCTATGATGAAATCGACAAAATAATAACTTATTTGTCGAGAAAGAACACTGTCAAGAAATTTACACTTGAAATGGAATTCGACATCCGTGGCACAACCGACAGTTGGTATAAGTTACCTTTATCTGTCTTTGCGTTGCACCAATTAACTGATCTATACCTCGAAAATTGTCATCTTAACCTTTTATCAACAGTCAATGGATTTGCTTGTCTTACAAGCTTATGCCTAAACAATGTAGTGTTCAGTACAGAAATGGTTATACATCTCTTATCCAAGTGTCCGTTACTGAAGAGTTTCAGTCTGGGAATG GTTAATTGCATTGAGATTGATTCCTTTAATCTTGCTTTCATGTGTGAGCTATTTGGTTGTTTACCAGCGATTGCACACTTGGATATTTACAACCTGTCTTATTGGCTCCATAAG TCCAAGTTTGCTTTACCAGAGCTTCCAACCCCGATGGTCCACCTTAAATCAGCGCATTTACCCGCTAGTTGTTTCATCGGCGAAAACGGGATGTCTTTTGCTGTCAATTTTATCAGAAACTCTCCAAACTTGGAGATACTTAAGCTACAC GAGGTtattggaaaatataaaaatgagaAATCGGAGAGAGACTACCTTATGCTGACAGAGAATTCAGATATTAGGTTGGAACGTTTGAAGGAATTGGAGTTTAAGGTAAGACAATGGATGCCAGAGTTGAAGTTTGTGAAGCTTATACTGGCCAAGTCACCTATGCTAAAGAAAGTGAAGATAACTTTTCACCAAAGATATTACAAGGATAATGTGTTACGCGTGTTAAAAGCTTTTTCAGAAACCCCACACGCATCACAGATGATAGAACTTGTTGATGAGGTTGTATCGGTTGATGATTAA